The Hemiscyllium ocellatum isolate sHemOce1 chromosome 31, sHemOce1.pat.X.cur, whole genome shotgun sequence sequence TGtgcagaaccacaggaaatggttcAGATacgaaacaaatattttgcatcagtattcactgtgggGAATGATGCAGAAGGGAACTTGTGGAAATCAATAGCGATGTCTTGACAAGAACACTGTGGGGAGTtagggaagggattgctgggccccgagcagaaatatttgtatcactaACAGCTGTAGGTAAGATGCCaggactgaaggttggctaatgtggtgctattatttaagaaggatgctgtgaaacctgagagggtacagaaaagatttacaaagatgttctGGGcctggaggttttgagttataggCAGAGGCCGAATacgctggggcttttttccccctGGAGCATTGagggctgagcggtgaccttatggaggtttatgaaatcatgaggggcatagatagaatgagTAGTCAAGGTCTttacccagggtagggaagtccaaaactagggggcatagatttatggcgagaagggaaaattttaaaaaggacctgtgGTAACCTTTGCATGCAGAGGATAATGTGTGTAAGGAAGGAGCTGGCAGAGAACGTGGTGGAAgtagatacaattacaatatttaaaaagcatctggatggatatatgaacgggtttagcgggatatgggccaaatgttggcaaatgggactagttcagattggaatatctggtcagtgtgatgaattggatcaaagggtctgttttcgtactGTATGACTCCAATTCCAGAAATCCACTACCCTCTGAGACAAGAAATTGCTTCTCACCTCTTTCCTAACCAGGCAGAACTAACtgtcgggcgactgtctgtatggaatttgcacagtctccccatgggtttcctccgggtgctccagtttcctctctcagtccaaagatgtgcgggttaggtgaattaaccatgcaaaaattacccatagtgttctgggatgtgtaggttaggtgaattagccaggggtaaatgcagagtaataggggaatgggtcttgttgTGTTACTGTACGGAgaattggtgtggatttgttgggcataatggcctgtttccacatggtagggactCCATGATTCTGTGTATCAACAAACAACCTGATGAGCCTCCACTTTCCCCAAAACAACACAGGAAAGACAAACAGCAATCATGATGCATATTCATGGTGCATACACATTTTCAGTTGATTGGGCAATTTAAAGCTTTGTACATATTGCACTTTCTGGTGAAACTATGGTAGGCACAACAGCTGTGCAATTTTTAATTTTTGCATGCCTGTCTTGGCCAGTCAGTTCTAGCTGTTTTTGATTCTATGCTTTCCCTATTGGTGCACTTTACATGGTTATGCTCCCAGTCTTAAGAGACAAAGTCTCCTTCTCCTCCCTAATTTAGGTTGGATGCTGTTTCTTTAGATTTGAGGCAAATTTTCTCCTTATTTTAGATTCCCTTTTCCCTGGAAATAAGTCAATCATCTTCCCACCTGTTCTTTCACATCCTGTTACAAGAACTAAACCCAGGTAATGTCATTGAAAGGTAATTTTAATGTGTTCACGATATGTATTTATTCCATTCCGTATGTGCTGACAGTGGGTCCTTGACTCATTGGCTGCCGATGATTCATCCTGAACTGTTTTGTTAGTAGTAGCTTGCTATTGCTTTGTACTCAATTTGGGGAGAGGAGTGGAGAGGTCCAACGTCTACATCAGCAGGAACAGGAATTGAATCTGTGCTTTTGGCATTATTCTGAAcgagccaattgagctaacctcCCAACCTGTATTTAGATTGCACCTTTAATGTAGTGTAGCACCTTAAGGTTCAACAAAGGGCTGTTAGTCCTACAGTAACTGAatttcttgcctttattggtttcAAGCATTACTGTGGGCTACATTAGGGATGGGCTACAAATGTTGGCAACGCCAGCGTTACACgaaagaatgaaaagaaagaaataattaAGGTTTGCAATAAAACAGAATAAATGAGGAAATATTAGTTCTGATTAATACGTTACATGCACTTCAACTGGACCTGTCAGCCTGAGGTAATTTTGAAtatcattttatatattttaaattgtATGTAAATTGACTTTATTAATGCTAAGCAAACAATCTCATCTTCTAGGATTCTAGAGTATGAATGTCCAAATGTGATTGCCAATGGGAAAAATATTGGTTGTGAAGTGGAACTCTGGGACTGCTCTGGTGATCAGAAGTAAGTCGTATGTTCATCAAATGAGTGTCCACAAGCTTCAGAGCATTCAAAATTTCAAACATTCAGAAGATTTTGTGTAAAGAAGTTTGTCAGTCCCAAGTGATCGTCCACATATCCTCAGACCATGTTCTCGATTCTCCAGcctgggggggggcgggggaattCAACTGCACCATGTCCACCCTGTAAGATCTCTTCACAGTCTGGTACAATAAATGAGATCTTCCTAAGTTGCAGCTAAAccagtatgagagagagagttcctggggggggggggggaggagtgaaAAGGGAACTTGTTTCCATTGGGACAGTTTTATGAGTGAAGGCATTAACCTGATTTCAGTTAGAAACAGGAATTGATGTTTTGTTTCATTAGGGGAAATCACCATAGCTTGCAAAGTATTTATATTTCAGTTTGCAGAAGTCCTGTTTGAAGTAAGGTGTATGAAGAGTTTCTCCTAGAGAAAGCAGTTAGTTTAGAAGAGTTAGGAAGTAAGTTACCTCACTGTTAGTTCCAGACCAGAAACGTTTAGTTAGAATCTTGAAAGGGGTATTTTAAGCTGGGAGCGTCTAAACTCTATTATATGAATATTTGAAGAAGGGGCTTATAGATTACCAAGACCAGGAATTAAAAGGAAAATTCATGTCAAACCTATAGATATGATTGGAAAGGAAATTCTCTTTGGTGTTTGAGGACAAAAGAAGGGTGCTGTTGTTAAATGGAATTTTTactgtttcaaaatctttcaaattgtgttTCATGAAAATAACTTGGTTTCTTCAATTTTATCTTTCTCTTTTACGTGATATACATATGTTTTGTTGTTAAAACCAGATCTGCATTATTTCatgcttgtgtttcagtgaaagatcacCTTGTTAAATTAAAACCATAGAATCTTTCAAGCCATATTTCAGTCTGAGATCTAACTAGTCCATTAATAACGTCAGTTGGGATCATTACAATATATAGAATTACAGAGAAGTTACAGCACAGCTGAACCAGCCCATGCTAGTATTTATGTTCCATTAGAGATTCCTTCTATCCTTTCTCATCTGACGATTTGCATAACCCTTCTTTCTTTGTCTTTCAATGATTATCTAGTCTCAACTTAGATAAGCACTCACCTTTGTGGAGGTAAATGCCAGCACAGACTTGACAGGGTGAATGGCCTATTTGTGTCTGTATATTTCATGTAATTCACCAAACAGATATAAGGCAATGAGAATGTGAATCAAACTCCATAAACAGCTTCTTTAACTATTCTGAAAATGAAATTGCTCATTGATTAATCTATAACTGGAGATGTACTTGAATATGTAGTAGATCTGACACATTGATGATTTATAATCTGTGTGCATGTATCTCCCCTCCTATTTACTATAAGAATTAAGCTAAGTTTGTGAAGTTGTTTGTTTCCTCTCTGAAGGTTTGAGACTTGCTGGCCAGCTTTAATGAAGGATTCCAATGGAGTTGTCATTGTGTTTAATGTCGATGTACCCAGCCACCTGAAGGAAATCGAGATGTTCTATTCTTCCTTTGTGCAGCAGCCACGGTTGCATGACTCTCAGTGTCTACTAGTTGCTCACCATAAACCCAACTCAGCAGCTGGCAAAGGGCGACCTAATCTTGGTAAGTGTGAAGGAATGACATTACTCTTGACAACAGCTAAATGACACATTGCTCTCCAATCAACAATCAAACACCTTTGATATCAAATCGAACTTGTAGAggaatgattctatgactcttgaCACTAATGCTAAAACTttaacattgaaaaaaaacacataatTTCTAGTTTCCCTTAAAAAAAGGGGACAGATTATCTGAGGCATGAGATTGCTACTCTGCTCCTATATTGTTGTATTAGGACAGAACTCTATATTTCTCACTAACAACTCCAATCCCTAATCCTTTAGCAGCATTCTGGCTGCGGTGGTGTGAGGACTCAGGGCACCTAAGTGTTTGCAGACTGGGTGGACTTGATGGCTTTGTATTTCTGATGGCGAGAACCTGTGGTGGAGGCGGGGGAGTGATCAggatgtttctttttcttttacctGTTCCTTTTATTTCTATTTTGGTTTTTAATTCTGTCTTTTGTATACTAAGATGGTGCCGGATAATGGCAATTTTGTACAGTTTTCAGTGTACTCCTGTATTCtttacttgagtacacatgacaataaaatctaaaatctagTATATCTGAAATCTTGCTGTTTCCATGAAGTTCAGGACAGTCAGGGTATAACAAACCTTTGTCACAGCAGTAGTTCCTGTATTCTGTGATATTAAACCACTTTGGGCACTTCAGTTTCTATGCAAGGGTGAACACATAGGTAAGTGTGGGATAAGTGACAGTTGTTTAAGGGGTTAGGATGCCAGACAATGAGTGAGTGCTTAGGGTAGGTTGAGGAGGGTTTGGCAGACTTAATGGAGGTAGAGGTAGCATTGAATCCAGTGGGAGTGATGGAGACCACTCAAGGTTTTGTCCTTGCAACTTTCTTGAAGGTAAACAATCTCAATTTCTCCAGTGTGTACATAGAATtgaagttctctctctctctctctctccatttctctttgtctgtctctctctgtctcacacacacacacacacacactccagttGAGGCTAAATCAGAGTTTTATGCAAGATTAAAATACTTTCAGCATTGTGCTCTGAGCAGACAGGAAATCCACTGGGTTTGAAAGGTAGAGCTGGCAGAATCTGCAAGAGACCCATGGAAATGTTACTAACTGCTGTCAGCATATTGGCTGGGATTTCAGATTTTGACCTAAATTGGGAGAACCCGCTGAATCTATAATTGTGAACCCATAGCAACAGGACTGAGAGTGCACAGTGAgcaggctggtgcatgtatggaatgagctgccagaggaagtagtagaggctagtacaattacaacatttaaaagacatctggatgggtatatgaataggaagggtttagggggat is a genomic window containing:
- the ift22 gene encoding intraflagellar transport protein 22 homolog isoform X1, which codes for MFNIKLLLLGPRESGKTVLANFLSDATEAIGGDYSPTQGVRILEYECPNVIANGKNIGCEVELWDCSGDQKFETCWPALMKDSNGVVIVFNVDVPSHLKEIEMFYSSFVQQPRLHDSQCLLVAHHKPNSAAGKGRPNLAQHLNKLTLIHSNLEDDPEQVRTAFRQFLGAVVSSLSESRDKEEMSIIT
- the ift22 gene encoding intraflagellar transport protein 22 homolog isoform X2 produces the protein MFNIKLLLLGPRESGKTVLANFLSDATEAIGGDYSPTQGVRILEYECPNVIANGKNIGCEVELWDCSGDQKFETCWPALMKDSNGVVIVFNVDVPSHLKEIEMFYSSFVQQPRLHDSQCLLVAHHKPNSAAGKGRPNLELKRCQQHRRVPHTVGHV
- the ift22 gene encoding intraflagellar transport protein 22 homolog isoform X3 encodes the protein MKDSNGVVIVFNVDVPSHLKEIEMFYSSFVQQPRLHDSQCLLVAHHKPNSAAGKGRPNLAQHLNKLTLIHSNLEDDPEQVRTAFRQFLGAVVSSLSESRDKEEMSIIT